The following proteins come from a genomic window of Acidimicrobiales bacterium:
- a CDS encoding sigma-70 family RNA polymerase sigma factor: MQETGEEDFDVFVTRTQPQLERALAGHLSAPMVGDAVAEALAYAWEHRDRVLPMANPVGYLYRVAQSKSRRRKQGLLPWTSDDTIPDIEPGLPAALAALSPKQSQAIWLVHAAGMTHVEAAEAMDISASTVANHLERGMARLRTELGVTE, translated from the coding sequence ATGCAGGAGACGGGAGAGGAGGACTTCGACGTGTTCGTCACACGCACCCAGCCCCAACTCGAGCGCGCACTGGCCGGGCACCTCTCCGCGCCGATGGTGGGCGACGCGGTGGCGGAGGCGCTCGCCTATGCCTGGGAACACCGCGACAGGGTGCTCCCCATGGCGAACCCGGTCGGCTACCTCTACCGGGTGGCTCAGTCGAAGTCCCGTCGCCGCAAGCAGGGCCTGCTGCCGTGGACGTCCGACGACACCATCCCCGACATCGAACCCGGTCTGCCCGCCGCACTGGCCGCACTGTCGCCGAAGCAGTCGCAGGCGATCTGGCTCGTCCACGCCGCGGGCATGACCCATGTCGAAGCGGCCGAGGCGATGGACATCAGCGCATCGACCGTCGCCAACCACCTCGAACGGGGCATGGCCCGCCTCCGCACCGAACTGGGAGTGACCGAATGA
- a CDS encoding alanyl-tRNA editing protein, protein MTEQLYLADQELRTFTATVTAVEPADNGHGGRILLDRTAFYATGGGQPHDHGTLTIDGVAHEITDVRKQGVDIWHSIDGPLPEPGTEVTGEVDWDRRHQLMRTHSAMHVLGGVIWNEYRVLSTGNNMEPLKGRIDYEFDPLPDGFAEKIQAAVNAEIAADRPIEVTFLPRETAVEDEDLIRTKVNMIPEAVKEIRVVDIVGLDKQADGGTHVRSTGEIGTFTVVKTESKGKGNKRIRWELS, encoded by the coding sequence ATGACCGAGCAGCTGTACCTCGCCGACCAGGAACTGCGCACATTCACGGCCACCGTCACCGCGGTCGAGCCGGCCGACAACGGCCACGGCGGCCGAATCCTGCTCGACCGGACGGCGTTCTACGCGACCGGCGGAGGGCAGCCCCACGACCACGGCACGCTCACGATCGACGGCGTCGCCCACGAGATCACCGACGTGCGCAAGCAGGGCGTCGACATCTGGCATTCGATCGACGGGCCGCTCCCCGAGCCGGGCACCGAGGTGACCGGCGAGGTCGACTGGGACCGTCGTCATCAGCTGATGCGTACCCACTCGGCCATGCACGTGCTCGGCGGCGTGATCTGGAACGAGTACCGGGTGCTGTCGACGGGAAACAACATGGAGCCGTTGAAGGGTCGCATCGACTACGAGTTCGACCCGCTGCCCGACGGGTTCGCCGAGAAGATCCAGGCCGCGGTCAACGCCGAAATCGCCGCCGACCGTCCGATCGAGGTGACGTTTCTCCCCCGCGAGACCGCGGTGGAGGACGAGGACCTGATCCGCACCAAGGTCAACATGATCCCCGAGGCGGTGAAGGAGATCCGGGTGGTCGACATCGTCGGGCTGGACAAGCAGGCCGACGGCGGGACCCATGTCCGTTCCACCGGCGAGATCGGCACGTTCACCGTGGTCAAGACGGAGTCCAAGGGCAAGGGCAACAAGCGCATCCGCTGGGAACTCAGCTGA
- a CDS encoding AbrB/MazE/SpoVT family DNA-binding domain-containing protein has product MANLDHYLVSSSGQMSLPAAVRRRWGLAEGGPVDVLDLGFGVLTVPAGAGPALLDDLLPAEAHRAFVADLDDPELATT; this is encoded by the coding sequence ATGGCCAATCTCGATCACTACCTCGTGTCCTCCTCGGGTCAGATGTCGTTGCCCGCAGCCGTGCGTCGACGCTGGGGCCTCGCCGAGGGAGGACCAGTGGATGTGCTCGACCTCGGCTTCGGCGTTCTGACCGTTCCCGCCGGCGCCGGGCCGGCCCTGCTCGACGACCTCCTGCCGGCAGAGGCTCATCGCGCCTTCGTCGCCGATCTCGACGACCCCGAACTCGCGACGACGTGA
- a CDS encoding permease-like cell division protein FtsX, whose translation MSLEDQIRRMGDARAAEVHTPEAVAAATNTDSRYFAARIGVAAAAVALIAAGIALFASLSDDDNNTVAGNPTSDEDIRHWIPSAGGEITSVQYGTTPAVGFFATPGQENALISTPEDATDPVDDDWTWVSIDGPTLFLLSENNDPTPSDGPDGKSTFAYRTEEGSDIVVQSRRFDAADIRNHETALRVLGPDIAAIAAEIASWDDGVEVVFAGDAAAPDLTVATDDTQDGGFLLRIDERDPARFAATYRWALDDPGEAVSDMFALEGEGTLNASYATYDPTEPTEVTGDQWMAIIQRLIGTEPAVQVRLGGADSARAIVSEYDGHHTVALDLVPTTATVADDTGLVGFAIGSGDGSGVELVFEPDPSATPGRLIVRSRMSAEEAQLFADLLNIELSESASSTTSPTTTTESTSTSTTSTTPVQTGICADYPVPTDEVLDIATHISANRTPLDLDQDGIDDEMLIYDDADGNWFLIARLQAGWTNAIGLGSDTVPELISGPNGSPAAFDLDEDGGLEFLVTGTSAWGGGVQFMIWMDPDAAESDHAQIRVDLDQPAIRSYEYVDQQATYEEFREIFADVPEMLEVVDADQLPSSYRVTPESSDPDSVGDLVNQFEGQAGVRDVTSADPNTRRIRGLADELMQRAQFEGDAIVVSLRECALNRG comes from the coding sequence ATGAGTCTCGAAGACCAGATCCGCCGCATGGGCGACGCCCGAGCGGCCGAAGTGCACACTCCAGAGGCGGTGGCAGCCGCGACGAACACCGACTCGCGATACTTCGCAGCCCGGATCGGCGTGGCCGCTGCAGCCGTTGCCCTGATCGCTGCTGGCATTGCACTGTTCGCGAGTCTCAGCGACGACGACAACAACACCGTTGCCGGCAACCCGACGAGCGACGAGGACATCCGCCACTGGATCCCGTCGGCGGGAGGTGAGATCACCAGCGTCCAGTACGGGACGACCCCGGCCGTGGGCTTCTTCGCAACTCCCGGACAGGAGAACGCGCTGATCAGCACTCCGGAGGACGCCACGGACCCGGTCGATGACGATTGGACCTGGGTCTCGATCGACGGCCCGACGCTGTTCCTCTTGAGCGAGAACAACGACCCGACACCGAGCGACGGACCTGACGGCAAGTCGACCTTCGCCTATCGCACTGAGGAGGGGTCCGACATCGTGGTGCAGAGCCGCCGCTTCGACGCAGCCGACATTCGCAACCACGAGACCGCCTTGCGTGTACTTGGTCCCGACATCGCAGCGATCGCGGCCGAGATCGCGAGCTGGGACGACGGTGTTGAAGTCGTGTTCGCAGGCGACGCGGCGGCTCCCGACCTGACCGTGGCAACTGACGACACTCAAGACGGCGGATTTCTTCTCCGGATCGACGAGCGCGATCCGGCTCGTTTCGCCGCTACCTACCGATGGGCACTCGACGATCCGGGAGAGGCCGTGTCCGACATGTTCGCGCTCGAGGGTGAAGGAACCCTGAACGCTTCGTACGCGACGTACGACCCTACCGAACCCACCGAGGTCACTGGAGACCAGTGGATGGCGATAATCCAACGCCTCATCGGGACTGAGCCAGCCGTGCAGGTCCGTCTCGGTGGGGCTGATTCCGCACGCGCCATCGTGTCGGAATACGACGGACACCACACGGTGGCGCTCGACCTCGTTCCCACAACTGCGACGGTGGCCGACGACACCGGGCTCGTCGGGTTCGCAATCGGATCTGGTGATGGCTCTGGCGTCGAGCTCGTTTTCGAGCCCGATCCCAGTGCGACCCCTGGCCGGCTGATCGTCCGCAGCCGGATGAGCGCAGAGGAGGCACAACTGTTCGCCGACCTTCTCAACATCGAGCTGAGCGAATCGGCATCGTCGACGACCTCACCGACCACGACAACCGAGTCGACATCCACATCGACTACGTCGACGACGCCCGTCCAGACCGGGATATGCGCGGACTACCCCGTACCGACCGACGAAGTGCTCGACATCGCGACCCACATCTCGGCGAACCGCACACCCCTCGACCTCGATCAGGACGGCATCGACGACGAGATGCTGATCTACGACGACGCCGACGGAAACTGGTTCTTGATCGCCCGTCTCCAGGCCGGCTGGACCAACGCGATCGGACTCGGGAGTGACACGGTTCCGGAACTCATCTCAGGGCCCAACGGGTCGCCGGCGGCGTTCGATCTCGACGAAGACGGCGGCCTCGAATTTCTGGTCACCGGGACAAGCGCCTGGGGTGGCGGCGTTCAGTTCATGATCTGGATGGACCCGGATGCCGCCGAGAGCGACCACGCTCAGATTCGCGTCGATCTCGACCAGCCCGCCATACGCAGCTACGAGTACGTCGACCAACAGGCGACGTACGAAGAATTCCGCGAGATCTTCGCCGATGTCCCCGAGATGTTGGAGGTGGTTGACGCCGACCAGCTGCCCTCGTCCTACCGGGTTACACCGGAGAGCTCAGACCCCGATTCGGTCGGGGATCTGGTCAACCAGTTCGAAGGCCAAGCAGGGGTACGGGACGTGACATCGGCCGATCCGAACACCCGACGTATTCGGGGACTCGCCGACGAACTCATGCAGAGAGCCCAGTTCGAAGGGGATGCCATCGTCGTGTCGCTCCGAGAGTGTGCCCTCAATCGAGGTTAG